In Ruania zhangjianzhongii, the following proteins share a genomic window:
- a CDS encoding MarR family winged helix-turn-helix transcriptional regulator — protein MSRSLGERQHAVKKNERPPRTSEGDLFTGLVVAIAQLGGRVSAIGEELAGVSGLSLARWVVLDMAMDAPATVAQIARGRGMARQSVQRVADLLVAEGLAEYQANPEHKRAKLICPTDEGRLAIAEIAVAQKQWADRVGTELGAADLRQTQELIEKVQEAVTDSPTE, from the coding sequence ATGTCACGAAGCCTAGGAGAACGACAGCACGCTGTCAAGAAGAATGAGCGTCCGCCCCGGACGTCAGAAGGGGACCTGTTCACCGGCCTGGTCGTCGCGATCGCACAACTGGGCGGGCGGGTGAGCGCTATCGGCGAAGAGCTCGCGGGGGTCTCGGGGCTCTCACTCGCCCGCTGGGTGGTGCTCGACATGGCGATGGACGCACCGGCCACCGTCGCCCAGATCGCCAGAGGTCGCGGCATGGCCCGGCAGAGCGTCCAACGCGTCGCGGATCTGCTAGTCGCCGAGGGGCTCGCCGAGTACCAGGCCAACCCCGAGCACAAGCGCGCCAAGCTGATCTGCCCGACCGACGAGGGGCGGCTAGCGATCGCGGAGATCGCAGTCGCCCAGAAGCAGTGGGCAGATCGGGTGGGCACCGAGCTAGGGGCGGCCGACCTTCGCCAAACCCAGGAGTTGATCGAGAAGGTTCAGGAGGCAGTGACCGACTCGCCGACGGAGTGA
- a CDS encoding PLD nuclease N-terminal domain-containing protein translates to MRFLVVLAVIAITVYSVIDCARAEDRQRRGLPAWLWVTVIVVLPGVGGLVWLLVSRTAPDPRPRGYARPSRPVAPDDDPDFLAGLARQTPRESPQAPAPDVPETPEESGSERDQSSSERDDPDEDREQRGKPNSEDGEQPTREDRGRRSPE, encoded by the coding sequence ATGAGGTTTCTCGTCGTCCTGGCAGTGATCGCGATCACGGTCTACTCCGTGATCGATTGCGCACGCGCCGAGGACCGGCAGCGCAGGGGGCTACCCGCGTGGCTGTGGGTAACCGTGATCGTCGTGCTCCCCGGAGTGGGTGGCCTCGTCTGGCTGCTGGTCAGCCGGACGGCACCGGACCCGCGGCCACGTGGATACGCGCGGCCGAGCCGCCCGGTGGCCCCGGACGACGATCCGGACTTTCTGGCTGGACTGGCGCGGCAGACTCCTCGGGAGAGCCCCCAGGCGCCCGCACCGGACGTCCCAGAGACACCGGAGGAGTCCGGTTCAGAGCGAGACCAGAGCAGTTCCGAGCGTGACGACCCCGACGAGGATCGCGAGCAGAGGGGCAAGCCGAACAGTGAGGATGGCGAGCAGCCGACCCGCGAGGACCGCGGCCGGCGCAGCCCGGAGTAG
- a CDS encoding DUF4229 domain-containing protein codes for MPVLVYSLLRILLIVAAGGGLYLAGMRGVLLVVAAVLVGAGLSYVLLDKFRRASAEWLASRGRGKTGWEDRIASDADDEDALLGEEEDRLAPDADDEDAPLGEEAAEPDEPRGSGTRDSAGSDEQRDEHPKADG; via the coding sequence ATGCCCGTACTCGTCTACAGCCTGCTTCGCATCCTGTTGATCGTCGCGGCGGGCGGTGGTCTCTACCTGGCCGGGATGCGCGGAGTGCTTCTGGTGGTTGCCGCGGTGCTGGTCGGCGCCGGGCTTTCCTACGTGCTGCTGGACAAGTTTCGCCGTGCCTCGGCCGAGTGGCTGGCCTCCCGTGGGCGCGGGAAGACCGGGTGGGAGGATCGGATCGCTTCGGATGCCGACGATGAGGATGCCCTGCTCGGTGAGGAAGAGGACCGGCTCGCCCCGGATGCCGACGACGAGGACGCCCCGCTCGGCGAGGAAGCGGCCGAGCCAGACGAACCGCGCGGCTCGGGCACCCGCGACTCAGCCGGCTCAGACGAGCAGCGTGACGAGCACCCCAAGGCCGACGGCTAG